The window GAGGTGGCTTTGTTACCCGCTGCAATCTGCTGATCGACATAGAGCTGATGTGCATTGCTGGCTGACATGGCGAATTGTTGGTCGAGCCAGCTTGTGTAGCCTTGTGGCGCAAGGCGCTCGATATCGCCGGGCTGGGGGCCGAAACTGGCTTGGGCCAGGAAGCGTGATGCTTCCGTCTGGGAGACAGGGCTGGGCGTGCTGGTTGGCGGTGGTGTGGTCGCGCCGGTGCTGCCGTTACTCCCGCCGCCCCCACCGCAGCCGGGCAGCAGCAGTGGCATGGTTGCCAGCAGGCAGACTGATAACATGTGTGTCCAGTGATGCTTTTTCTGCTTCATGCAGCTGTCTCCATGTATTGCAGCCCTTGGGTGCGGAATCAAAGGCATGGTCAGCCTGACCACATTGGGCATAGAGCCGTTGTCAGGTTGAATATTAGATAATGGTTAAATTTGGATTGTGTAATTTGAAGACATATTTTTCGGAACAAGGGAATGACAAACCAGCTTGGTCGGACAAATGGTGTGCTGTGCCGGATGGGTGACCAAGCGAGCAGAAATTGTCACATTCGGACAATTTCAAGTTGATGTTTTTATTTGTTTTGTTTCATGAGGCTAGGTGCCGTAGGTGACCAAATTGAGCAGAGGGTCTGACAACCCGAGCGCTGGTAGAGGATGAGCAAGCGTTTTTCATGTGTTTACTAAACGAGAGAAACATTGTTTTTGCAATTGACCTATTGATCTGAATGTTGAAGATCAACATCATGGGCGATCATGATTTCAGTTTGTCTGTTTTACTAAACTGACAAGCTCGTATTGGAGAGGCGACAAAGCAGGCATGGTCACTTTACGTGATATTGCGCACATGGCGGGATGTTCTGTTGGTACGGTGTCACGTGCGCTGAAGCAGCAGGCAGGTTTGACTGAGCAGACAAGGCAGCAGGTGATGGCGGTTGCCGAGCGACTGGGCTATGACACCACCCGTCTGCGGCATCGCAAGGTCAATCGGCTGGCTTTCTTGTTGCACCGGCAGCACAGCTCGCTGGCCCAGAACCCTTTTTTCTCCCCGGTTCTCTCTGGTGTGGAGGCTGCCTGCCGCGAGGCAGGGATTGTCCCGTCAGTATTGACCTTGGACCCAGGCGAGCCGATCCGCGAGCGCTTGCAGCTGCATGATCCGGATGTGCTGTTGTGTGCGGGTTATATCGAGCCCGAGGTGTTGGCAACTTTGCAGACAACCGGCAAACCGCTGGTGCTGGTCGATGCCTGGGCGCGCGATCTGCCCAGCATCAATGCCGATCACTATGATGGTGCTCGGCAGGCGGTCAGCCATCTGCTCCAGACCGGTTGTCGGCGGGTCGCCATGCTGGCGGGCTCGCTGGCGCATTACAGCATCCGTGAGCGAGTGCGGGGCTATCGAAAGGCTTTGTTCGATGCGCGTGTGTTGGCTGATCCGGATCTGGAGATCGTGCTGGAGCCGTCCGCCAATCCTGCCGAATCGGCCATGGTGGCGATGCAGCAGCTGATGTCGCGCCCAGACAGGCCGGACGCCATTTTTGCCTACAACGACACGACCGCGCTGGCGTGTTTGCATGCTTGCCAGTTGGCAAGGCTGCGTGTGCCAGAGGATGTGTCGGTGGTCGGCTTTGACGACATCTTGCAGGCCAGTCATGCCAGCCCGGCACTGACCACGTTGCGTGTGGACAAGGAAAAGCTGGGTCGGGCAGGGGTGAGTTGGTTGCTGTCCGGGCAGGCTGACGTTGAGCACAGGATATTGCCGGTGGAGCTGGTGTGCCGCAGCAGTACGCGGTCGGTCGCTTCGCCGGTGGTGGGTGGTTGAATGGGTACATCGTCTTGCTTGGCTGATGCGAGCCGTGGCAGCCGCACTGTCGCCACCCCGGTCTGCCCCGCACTGGTTGTGGTGGCGTGATGGTATTGAATTCAGATGGAGTAACAGGATGACAACGTTCCCCGATTTCCGTAATCCGCAAACTTTGTTGAGCCATGTGCGCCAGACCATGGCGTTTTATCACCCTCGTGCTATTGATCCGACTGGCGGCTGTTATCACTACTTTCTGGATGACGGCACGATCTACGACGCACATACCCGCCACCTGGTCAGTAGTACCCGCATGGTGTTCAACTATGCGATGGCTTACCGGCAATTCAAGGAGCCGGCCTATCTGGCGGGCGCCCGTCAGGCAGTGGCATTCGTGCGGGATGTGCACCGCAACCCCGAAACCGGGGGCTATGCATGGGTGCTGGATTGGCGTAATGGCGAAAAGACTGTCAAAGATGGTACCAATCACTGCTACGGGCTGGCTTTTGTCGTGTTGGCCTATGCACAGGCGATCCTGGCTGGGCTGACAGAGGCCAAAGCCTGGCTGGAGGAAACCTATGACCTGATGGAGCGTCGCTTCTGGGATGCACAGGCGGGCCTGTATGCAGATGAAGCCGCTGCGGATTGGTCTGAGTTGTCTGCCTACCGGGGGCAGAATGCCAACATGCACACCTGTGAAGCCATGCTCACGGCCTTTGAGGCAACAGGAGACGTGAAATACCTGCATCGGGCCGAGCAGCTTGCACGCCATATCACGGTGCGCCAGGCATCGCTGGCCAATGATCTGGTCTGGGAGCACTATCGCCCAGATTGGTCGGTGGATTGGGACTACAACCGCGATGACAAGACCAACATCTTCCGTCCCTGGGGCTACCAGCCAGGGCATTTGACCGAGTGGGCTAAATTGCTGCTGATCATGCGCCGCCATGCCGGGCTGCTGCAAGGGCCTGCTGACTGGTTGCTGCCCAAGGCCCAGGCGTTGTTTGACGCAGCTGTGCAGTCTGCATGGGATCACGAGCACGGTGGTCTTTATTATGGCTTTGCGCCAGATGGCAGCATTTGTGACGAGGACAAGTATTTCTGGGTGCAAGCGGAAAGCCTGGCCGCCGCAGCGCTGCTGGCTGATGCCACGGCTGACGAGCGGTACTGGCAATGGTATCAGCGCTTGTGGGAATACAGCTGGGCGCACCTGATCGATCACCAACATGGTGCGTGGTACCGCATTCTGCGGCGTGACAATACCGCCTACAGCAATGAGAAAAGCCCTGCGGGCAAAACGGACTACCACACCATGGGCGCGTGCTATGAAGTGCTGAGCGTGCTGCCAGCCACCCAGGTGGCATGAAATGACAGATTCGCTTCCGCAATTCGTCAGCTTTGGTGAAGCGCTGACCGACATGATCCGCGATGGTGGCGACCATTGGTTGGCCAAGCCTGGCGGTGCTCCCTGGAACGTTGCCAGGGTGATGGCCAGCCTGGGCGTCCCGTCGGCGTTCGGTGGCGCCATCAGTCATGATGTATTCGGTGACACCCTTTGGTTGGCCAGCCAGCAGGCCGGACTGGATATGCGCTTCATCCAGCGTGTCAAGGCATCACCGCTGTTGGCGATGGTGTATCAACTGAGCCCGCCGCGATATTTCTTCATTGGTGATGACAGCGCTGACTTGCATTTCGATGTGGCACAGCTGCCTGCATCCTGGGCGGATCAGGTTCATTGGGCCATGTTCGGGGGCATCAGCCTGGCACGCGAGCCACTGGCAAGCCATCTGCTGCAGCTGGCCAGCCAGTTGAAAGCACAGGGCGTTCGTATCGCCTATGATCCGAATTTCAGAGCTGCCATGGACGAGCGCTATGACCCGACTCTACGCAAAATGGTGGAGCTGGCCGATGTGATCAAAGTATCGGATGAAGACCTGGCCGGTCTGTTCCGCACGCAGGATCTGTCAACGGCATTGGCGACGATACGCAGCTGGCATCCAGACGCGCTGTTTTTCTACACCCAGGGGGCGGAAGGGGCCACATTGTATGCACAGCAATCCAGCTGGCAGGCCAGGCCGCCAGAGATCGAGGTCATCGACACCGTGGGGGCGGGGGACGCCAGCATTGGCGGATTGATCCATAGCTTGATGCAGCACCCCGCCGCTGATATGCCCACCCACCTGCGGTACGCCATGGGTGCTGGTGCGGGGGCCTGCATGGCAGCGGGTGCAACTCCGCCTACGATTCAGCAGATTCAGCAGCTGGCTGCTCGGGTGGTGGTCAAGTCCGGCGGGTAGGGGGGATGGT is drawn from Chitinivorax tropicus and contains these coding sequences:
- a CDS encoding LacI family DNA-binding transcriptional regulator, with the translated sequence MVTLRDIAHMAGCSVGTVSRALKQQAGLTEQTRQQVMAVAERLGYDTTRLRHRKVNRLAFLLHRQHSSLAQNPFFSPVLSGVEAACREAGIVPSVLTLDPGEPIRERLQLHDPDVLLCAGYIEPEVLATLQTTGKPLVLVDAWARDLPSINADHYDGARQAVSHLLQTGCRRVAMLAGSLAHYSIRERVRGYRKALFDARVLADPDLEIVLEPSANPAESAMVAMQQLMSRPDRPDAIFAYNDTTALACLHACQLARLRVPEDVSVVGFDDILQASHASPALTTLRVDKEKLGRAGVSWLLSGQADVEHRILPVELVCRSSTRSVASPVVGG
- a CDS encoding AGE family epimerase/isomerase, with protein sequence MTTFPDFRNPQTLLSHVRQTMAFYHPRAIDPTGGCYHYFLDDGTIYDAHTRHLVSSTRMVFNYAMAYRQFKEPAYLAGARQAVAFVRDVHRNPETGGYAWVLDWRNGEKTVKDGTNHCYGLAFVVLAYAQAILAGLTEAKAWLEETYDLMERRFWDAQAGLYADEAAADWSELSAYRGQNANMHTCEAMLTAFEATGDVKYLHRAEQLARHITVRQASLANDLVWEHYRPDWSVDWDYNRDDKTNIFRPWGYQPGHLTEWAKLLLIMRRHAGLLQGPADWLLPKAQALFDAAVQSAWDHEHGGLYYGFAPDGSICDEDKYFWVQAESLAAAALLADATADERYWQWYQRLWEYSWAHLIDHQHGAWYRILRRDNTAYSNEKSPAGKTDYHTMGACYEVLSVLPATQVA
- a CDS encoding carbohydrate kinase family protein; its protein translation is MTDSLPQFVSFGEALTDMIRDGGDHWLAKPGGAPWNVARVMASLGVPSAFGGAISHDVFGDTLWLASQQAGLDMRFIQRVKASPLLAMVYQLSPPRYFFIGDDSADLHFDVAQLPASWADQVHWAMFGGISLAREPLASHLLQLASQLKAQGVRIAYDPNFRAAMDERYDPTLRKMVELADVIKVSDEDLAGLFRTQDLSTALATIRSWHPDALFFYTQGAEGATLYAQQSSWQARPPEIEVIDTVGAGDASIGGLIHSLMQHPAADMPTHLRYAMGAGAGACMAAGATPPTIQQIQQLAARVVVKSGG